A region of the Bacillus spongiae genome:
ATTGAACGAACCAATTAGACTGTCCGAAGAGTTCATCAAACAAAACGATACAATTTTCTAGTCGTTTTACTTAAAAAAGTCTTTCATAAAAGATCTAATAGAAACAATATTCATTAAGGTCAAGTTTTAAAAAAATCTCATCGGAAGATTCGAGACCTGTCTCTGTAACTTTAAACCCCGCAGCTTTGTATAAATAAATCGCATGATTATTTTCAGGATGGATACTTAGCCAGATTTCTTTATTCTCATAATCACGTTTAATTTGTTCGATTATTTCTATTAAAGCCAATTTACCATAGCCCATTCCTTGATGGCTCTTATCTATCATCAATCTTGTAATATTCATATCTCCATCTTCGTCAAGCACATACGCAGCAAACCCTACCATTAGATTCCCTTTGTATATTCCAAAAATATGCATATCCTCAACGAATTTTGATTCCGCAAGTGTGTACACATTTTGGGGTAAATACCGCTCTTGCTTCTCATCTAATTTTAATGAGATACATTCTTCCCAATTATATTTATTAATTGCTCTTAATTGAATACTCACCGTCTATTCTCCTTAAATATTGATGGACGAACAACTTAGATTTTACTTCTTTGCTATGATCATAAACCGTTTTGAATTCGTTCGAATCCCCTTCTTCGTTCGATTCTCTTCAATAAACTTCTTTACAATCTCCATATCATGATGTCTTTTTCCGAAGTTAGGGATGATCGGTGTATGCATTAATAGAAATAAGAGGTCTTCTGTCCTATGATAATAATTATTCGCATTATAATCATAGGCTTTTACGTCTGAAAAACCTGCCTCTTGTAATTCCTTCATATATTGCGCTTTTAACATTCCATCCTTTTCTTTTAAGGATTGCCCACGACCAAATGCTTGTTTGAGATTTAATTTGTCTTCTTCACTCACTTGCTGAGTTAAAAAGGTTCCACCCTTCTTTAACACCTTTGACACTTCTTTTGAATCAAAAGGAGCATGGCAACATGAAACGATATCAAAAAATTCATCAGGAAATTGTAGGTCAGCTGAAGATACCTGACAAAAGCGGACATTTGAGACATCTGATTTCTTCAGATTAGTTTGAGCAGTCTCAATCATCCCACTGGAAATATCCACTCCCACTAAAAAATTTAATGAAGAAGCTATATTGATTACATTCTCTCCTCCACCTGTACCGATATCAAGAAGTACATCCGAATGTTTGCATTGATTCAATACTTGTTCGTAAAAATCCCACTTTACTCCTTCTGAAGTACACTTCAGCTTACTAAAGTTCCAACCGTTTATTTTTCCAACCTTGTCATAAAATTCTTTATATTCCATTTCATTCATCTTCATTATCTCCCTTTCAAATATAAAAACCAAGGCTATACGGCTAGCAAATAAGCAGACCAGTGCCTTGGTTTTATCGTAATGTAATGACTAACGCACTGTTCAAAGATTTAGTTTTCTTATAAAAGGGCATACTTCCCCCTTTTTAGCTGGTACGCGTTTTATCCAGCCCGAAAACTAAATACTTCGAACACAACGAAAAGACATTCCACTCACACTCCAATTTGAAAGATTTATTTCATTATAATTCAGAAAACTCACTTTGAAAAGGTAAATTTTAAAAGAAAAAAAGATGAGCATCATGCTCATCCTTCAAATAAGTGTGTGAATTCACTATATCCTTCTTCTTCTAGCTTATCTTTTGGTACAAATCTCAGCGCGGCGGAATTCATACAATAGCGAAGTCCAGTTGGTTCTGGCCCATCTGTAAATACATGCCCTAAATGAGAATCTGCATGTCTACTTCTCACTTCAGTTCGAACGACAAACAATTTTCGGTCCTCAACTTCAACTATATTTTCTTCAACTAATGGCTTTGTAAAACTTGGCCACCCTGTTCCACTTTTATAT
Encoded here:
- a CDS encoding class I SAM-dependent methyltransferase, which produces MNEMEYKEFYDKVGKINGWNFSKLKCTSEGVKWDFYEQVLNQCKHSDVLLDIGTGGGENVINIASSLNFLVGVDISSGMIETAQTNLKKSDVSNVRFCQVSSADLQFPDEFFDIVSCCHAPFDSKEVSKVLKKGGTFLTQQVSEEDKLNLKQAFGRGQSLKEKDGMLKAQYMKELQEAGFSDVKAYDYNANNYYHRTEDLLFLLMHTPIIPNFGKRHHDMEIVKKFIEENRTKKGIRTNSKRFMIIAKK
- a CDS encoding GNAT family N-acetyltransferase: MSIQLRAINKYNWEECISLKLDEKQERYLPQNVYTLAESKFVEDMHIFGIYKGNLMVGFAAYVLDEDGDMNITRLMIDKSHQGMGYGKLALIEIIEQIKRDYENKEIWLSIHPENNHAIYLYKAAGFKVTETGLESSDEIFLKLDLNEYCFY